In Electrophorus electricus isolate fEleEle1 chromosome 18, fEleEle1.pri, whole genome shotgun sequence, one genomic interval encodes:
- the LOC113568313 gene encoding H-2 class II histocompatibility antigen, E-D beta chain-like, with product MFFNLQLLLVITAVLGTDGYYHYVIAECLSSSSALTDVVLIATFYFNKDPVLRFNSTVGEYVGFTELGVKNAEIWNKGPEVQQARAQLEGYCKNNLRIDYSAVLDKAVKPKVQLKSELQSDGSRPALLMCSAYDFYPPVIKISWLRDGQKVTSAVTSTEEMPEGDWFYQIHSQLDYIPKSGERISCVVEHASFQQPMVYDWDPTLPESERNKVAIGASGLVLGIILSAAGFIYYKKKSTGRILVPS from the exons ATGTTCTTCAATTTGCAGCTGTTGCTTGTAATCACTGCGGTGTTAGGAACGG ATGGATATTATCATTACGTGATAGCAGAATGCCTCAGTAGTTCGTCAGCTCTCACAGATGTGGTACTCAttgctacattttattttaataaagacCCAGTATTACGGTTCAACAGCACTGTGGGGGAGTATGTAGGGTTTACTGAACTCGGAGTGAAAAATGCAGAAATCTGGAACAAAGGGCCTGAAGTGCAGCAGGCGAGAGCTCAGCTGGAGGGATACTGCAAAAACAATCTAAGAATTGACTACTCTGCTGTTCTGGATAAAGCAG TAAAGCCAAAGGTCCAGCTGAAGTCAGAACTGCAGTCTGATGGCAGTCGTCCAGCCTTGCTGATGTGCAGCGCGTACGACTTCTACCCTCCGGTCATCAAGATTTCCTGGCTGAGAGATGGTCAGAAGGTGACCTCTGCTGTGACGTCCACCGAGGAGATGCCTGAGGGAGATTGGTTCTACCAGATCCACTCCCAACTGGACTACATACCCAAATCTGGGGAGAGGATCTCCTGTGTGGTGGAGCACGCCAGCTTCCAGCAACCCATGGTGTACGACTGGG ACCCGACTCTTCCTGAGTCTGAGAGGAACAAGGTTGCTATTGGAGCTTCAGGGCTGGTGTTGGGGATCATCCTATCAGCTGCTGGATTCATCTACTACAAGAAGAAATCCACAG GGCGAATCTTGGTGCCAAGTTAA